The proteins below are encoded in one region of Campylobacter rectus:
- a CDS encoding apolipoprotein N-acyltransferase — MKLRNFLLACGSLIKKILSPYFSTKIIIKAFVGAILISNFILADVLGGEILNFISPFFAIAGFYFLLKFDRRGFFWTGFFIGIIWFYWISFSLVYYELSYLIPLEILAIGIIYGALFLIAGIPAQIWLKALLLILVSNIHPFGFNWLNLEAIFVPGIFAPNLLALAFIFAAILCLFYVKNRFKFIAFAALLACAVQYGTPNFKTLPFEVKLANTDVPQELKWAKQLKNEFINQNLAIIDEAINAGFRAIILPESAFPVYMTHERNLTSELLEKSQKIAIVTGALARENGTNYNSAFFFDRGKMRRLDKFILVPFGEEIPLPAFARDLINKIFFGGAKDFETASAPGDYEIDGVKIRNAICYEATRDELFAGKFDVMIAVTNNGWFVPSTEPNLQRILLKYYATKYGKAIYHSANGSPSEIITPKQGLFDKFFR, encoded by the coding sequence ATGAAGCTACGAAATTTCCTTCTTGCATGTGGTTCCTTGATAAAAAAAATTTTAAGCCCTTATTTTAGCACTAAAATTATAATAAAAGCCTTTGTCGGCGCGATTTTAATCTCAAATTTTATACTAGCCGATGTTTTAGGTGGCGAAATTTTAAATTTTATCTCGCCGTTTTTTGCGATCGCGGGCTTTTATTTTCTGCTCAAATTTGACCGCCGCGGCTTTTTTTGGACGGGATTTTTTATCGGGATTATTTGGTTTTACTGGATCAGCTTTAGCCTCGTTTATTACGAGCTTAGCTACCTCATCCCGCTTGAAATTTTAGCTATCGGGATCATCTACGGCGCGCTGTTTTTGATAGCGGGCATCCCGGCTCAAATTTGGCTAAAAGCTTTGCTGCTTATCTTAGTTTCAAACATCCATCCCTTCGGCTTTAACTGGTTAAATTTGGAGGCTATTTTCGTGCCGGGGATATTTGCGCCGAATTTGCTCGCGCTTGCGTTTATTTTCGCCGCGATTTTGTGCCTGTTTTACGTCAAAAACCGCTTCAAATTTATCGCTTTTGCCGCGCTTTTAGCCTGCGCGGTGCAGTATGGTACGCCAAATTTTAAAACTCTGCCTTTTGAAGTAAAACTGGCAAACACCGATGTCCCGCAAGAACTAAAGTGGGCCAAACAGCTAAAAAACGAGTTTATAAATCAAAATTTAGCCATCATAGATGAGGCGATAAACGCGGGCTTTAGGGCGATTATTTTGCCTGAAAGCGCCTTTCCCGTTTATATGACGCACGAGCGAAATTTGACCTCCGAACTACTCGAAAAGTCGCAAAAGATCGCTATCGTCACTGGCGCGCTAGCTCGCGAAAACGGCACGAACTACAACTCGGCGTTTTTCTTTGACCGCGGCAAGATGCGGCGGCTGGATAAATTTATCCTCGTGCCTTTTGGCGAAGAGATCCCGCTACCGGCGTTTGCGCGAGATTTGATAAATAAAATATTTTTTGGCGGCGCGAAGGATTTTGAAACGGCGAGCGCTCCGGGCGACTACGAGATAGACGGCGTAAAAATCAGAAACGCGATCTGCTACGAAGCAACCAGGGACGAGCTGTTTGCAGGCAAATTTGACGTTATGATCGCGGTTACTAACAACGGCTGGTTCGTGCCTAGCACAGAGCCAAATTTGCAGCGAATTTTACTCAAATACTACGCGACGAAATACGGCAAAGCCATCTATCACAGCGCAAACGGCTCGCCGTCTGAGATAATCACGCCAAAGCAAGGCTTGTTCGATAAATTTTTCAGATAA
- the yajC gene encoding preprotein translocase subunit YajC, with protein sequence MQEGNFVASLLPLVVLFAIFYFLVIRPQQKQQKAHAAMIAALEKGDKIITSGGLICEVIKPEEDFIRVKLNDDVIVRVSREFVARKIEKTETKANV encoded by the coding sequence ATGCAAGAAGGAAATTTCGTAGCTTCATTACTGCCTCTAGTCGTGCTTTTCGCGATATTTTATTTTCTGGTTATCAGACCGCAGCAAAAACAGCAAAAAGCGCATGCAGCGATGATAGCCGCACTCGAAAAGGGCGACAAGATCATAACTAGCGGCGGACTAATCTGCGAGGTGATAAAACCGGAAGAGGATTTTATCAGAGTTAAGCTTAACGACGACGTAATCGTGCGCGTTTCACGCGAATTTGTCGCGAGAAAAATAGAAAAAACAGAGACGAAAGCAAATGTGTAA
- the secD gene encoding protein translocase subunit SecD, with the protein MCNGKITYRLIIFSLALIFGIIFSVPSFFQTEKGAKISLGLDLQGGLHMLLGVETEEAVHSKIKSIAASVNYFAKKEDVLIDSFKIREDKVDFELLDADEAAKIDGMLKDIKGLDVQKDGLKYSVGLTDAEKAETIEYAINQAVETIRNRLDQFGLAEPTVARQGKDNILVELPGIKTVADEQRARDLIAKAAHLQLMAVDEKRQSQAGSMSKAEAESYGDIIYPDVKNEQIKYIVKNVPVLDGAMLTDARVAFDQRTNSPIISFTLNAEGARIFGDFTGANVGKRLAIVLDGKVYSAPSINERIGGGSGQISGGFSVEEAHDVAIALRSGALLAPVKMLEKRSIGPSLGADSINQSMIALASASVLVVLFMIAYYGFSGILANIALTANILILVAVMAMFGAALTLPGMAGIVLTIGMAVDANVIINERIRELLRDGVGIATSVKRGYENAMSAIIDANLTTLITSVVLYAYGTGPVKGFAVTMGIGIIASMITAILGTHGMFDTVVNKIEKSGNTRFWFGYKRV; encoded by the coding sequence ATGTGTAACGGCAAAATAACGTATAGGCTGATCATCTTTTCTTTGGCTTTGATTTTCGGCATTATCTTTTCCGTGCCGTCCTTTTTTCAGACGGAAAAAGGCGCTAAAATCAGCCTCGGACTTGATTTGCAAGGCGGACTTCATATGCTTCTTGGCGTCGAGACCGAGGAGGCCGTGCACTCAAAGATAAAATCGATCGCCGCTAGCGTGAACTATTTTGCGAAAAAAGAGGACGTTTTGATAGATAGCTTTAAGATCCGCGAGGACAAGGTGGATTTTGAACTGCTTGATGCCGATGAAGCCGCTAAGATCGATGGTATGTTAAAAGATATCAAGGGGCTTGACGTGCAAAAAGACGGTCTAAAATACTCGGTCGGCTTAACCGACGCCGAGAAAGCCGAAACTATCGAATACGCGATAAATCAAGCGGTCGAAACTATCAGAAACCGCCTCGATCAGTTCGGTCTGGCCGAGCCTACGGTAGCAAGACAGGGCAAGGATAATATCCTAGTCGAGCTTCCTGGCATCAAAACCGTAGCCGACGAGCAGCGCGCACGCGATCTCATCGCAAAAGCCGCGCACCTCCAGCTGATGGCCGTCGATGAAAAACGCCAGTCGCAAGCCGGCTCGATGAGCAAGGCCGAAGCCGAGAGCTACGGCGACATCATCTATCCGGACGTCAAAAACGAGCAGATAAAATATATCGTAAAAAACGTCCCGGTTCTTGACGGCGCGATGCTAACGGACGCTAGAGTGGCCTTTGATCAGCGCACGAACTCGCCTATCATCAGCTTTACTCTAAACGCTGAAGGGGCTAGGATATTTGGCGATTTTACGGGCGCAAACGTCGGCAAGCGCCTAGCTATCGTGCTTGACGGCAAGGTGTATTCGGCTCCTTCGATAAACGAGCGAATCGGCGGCGGAAGCGGTCAGATAAGCGGCGGCTTTAGCGTCGAGGAGGCTCACGACGTAGCCATCGCGCTTAGAAGCGGCGCTCTTTTGGCGCCCGTAAAGATGCTGGAAAAACGCAGTATCGGACCAAGTCTGGGGGCCGACAGCATAAATCAATCTATGATCGCGCTAGCCTCGGCTTCGGTTTTGGTGGTGCTGTTTATGATAGCTTATTACGGATTTAGCGGTATTTTGGCAAATATCGCGCTCACGGCGAATATTTTGATATTAGTCGCCGTGATGGCGATGTTTGGCGCGGCTCTAACGCTACCGGGAATGGCGGGCATAGTGCTAACCATCGGCATGGCGGTAGATGCAAACGTGATCATAAACGAGCGTATCAGAGAGCTGCTACGCGACGGAGTCGGTATCGCAACGAGCGTAAAAAGGGGCTATGAAAACGCGATGAGCGCGATAATAGACGCAAATTTGACCACGCTCATCACCTCGGTCGTGCTTTACGCCTACGGCACGGGACCGGTCAAGGGCTTTGCCGTGACGATGGGTATAGGTATCATCGCTTCGATGATAACGGCGATCCTGGGCACTCACGGGATGTTTGATACTGTCGTGAATAAAATAGAAAAAAGCGGTAACACGCGGTTTTGGTTCGGTTACAAAAGGGTATAA
- the secF gene encoding protein translocase subunit SecF — MQFFSKVNVYNFMGKRYIALAFSAILFFGSLFLIATKGFNYGIDFSGGTLIQVKYDSAVSLDKIRAALAKDEAYKNASVTEFGSAEEVTIRFSGANSNLGSDVGASVAELLKDTGKFEIRRTDVVGPKVGDELREKGVMALAISLVGILIYIAFRFEWRFAMAAVASEVHDVVITMGAISFFAIDVNLDTLAAILTVIGYSLNDTIIVFDRIRENIKTSKSTQLDAIINESVSATLTRTILTSCTTLITVVVLFLFGGDMIHGFSLALIVGIVIGTLSSIFVAAPMLLWFKFSVEKYRAMEAEKARIQREKDKQRAMFEKGTI; from the coding sequence ATGCAATTTTTCTCGAAGGTAAATGTTTATAATTTTATGGGCAAGCGCTATATCGCGCTAGCTTTTTCGGCGATACTGTTTTTCGGTTCGCTTTTTTTGATAGCGACGAAGGGTTTTAACTACGGTATCGACTTTTCCGGCGGTACGCTCATCCAGGTGAAATACGATAGCGCGGTATCGCTGGATAAAATTCGCGCGGCTTTGGCAAAAGACGAAGCCTATAAAAATGCGAGCGTTACGGAGTTTGGCTCGGCGGAGGAAGTTACGATTAGATTTTCGGGAGCGAACTCAAATTTAGGCAGCGACGTCGGAGCTAGCGTGGCCGAGCTTTTAAAAGATACGGGTAAATTTGAGATCCGCCGCACCGACGTGGTAGGACCCAAAGTCGGCGACGAGCTACGCGAAAAAGGCGTAATGGCGCTTGCGATCTCGCTCGTAGGTATTTTGATTTATATCGCGTTTAGGTTTGAGTGGAGATTTGCGATGGCGGCGGTGGCATCGGAGGTGCACGACGTCGTGATCACGATGGGAGCGATCAGCTTTTTTGCTATCGACGTAAATTTGGACACTTTAGCGGCGATCCTCACTGTCATAGGTTACTCGCTAAACGATACGATCATAGTCTTTGACCGTATCAGAGAAAATATAAAAACCAGCAAGAGCACGCAACTCGACGCAATCATAAACGAATCGGTCTCCGCGACGCTAACTAGAACGATACTTACCTCGTGCACTACGCTCATCACGGTCGTCGTGCTATTTTTGTTCGGCGGAGATATGATACACGGATTTTCTTTAGCGCTGATAGTGGGCATCGTCATCGGCACTCTAAGCTCGATATTCGTTGCCGCGCCTATGCTTTTGTGGTTCAAATTTAGCGTGGAGAAGTATCGCGCGATGGAAGCTGAAAAGGCGCGCATCCAAAGAGAGAAAGACAAGCAGCGCGCGATGTTTGAAAAAGGCACTATATAA
- a CDS encoding DUF6394 family protein → MNWGKVIYIFFALMSLTTTAGFLYDKNEIALFVAASVNLISTLLKIGVKNIFAAELFASSLVADLHLIPAFALLQINGDTHIAYSLAIGAAIANVFSLALVLVESSKTQEEF, encoded by the coding sequence ATGAACTGGGGCAAGGTTATTTATATATTTTTCGCGCTTATGAGTCTGACGACGACGGCAGGGTTTTTGTATGATAAAAACGAGATTGCGCTATTTGTAGCGGCGAGCGTAAATTTGATCTCGACGCTGTTAAAAATCGGCGTTAAAAACATATTTGCCGCCGAGCTTTTTGCTAGCTCGCTGGTGGCGGATTTGCACCTCATACCCGCCTTTGCGCTGCTTCAGATAAACGGCGACACGCATATAGCTTATTCGCTAGCTATCGGCGCCGCGATAGCAAACGTCTTTTCGCTAGCGCTTGTTTTGGTCGAGTCCAGCAAAACGCAAGAAGAATTTTAG
- the leuS gene encoding leucine--tRNA ligase, whose amino-acid sequence MSEILKYEPSKIEKKWQEIWNKSGEFEPKDDYSLPKKYILSMFPYPSGRIHMGHVRNYTIGDALARYYRKRGYNVLHPIGFDSFGMPAENAAIKHKIHPKIWTYENIDYMRGELEALGLSFSKKREFATSDPLYTKFEQEFFIKMYEKGLVYRKSAVVNWCEFDQTVLANEQVEDGCCWRCGNAVIQRELPGYYLKITDYAQELLDDLKRLEGKWPSQVLTMQENWIGKSFGLEFKFELDEESKGILEGGEQIDGFEVFTTRPDTIYGVSYTALAPEHKIVKRILDSGKLEAAKAERIRKILNQSPRERQASEKDGLYLGINVLHPLTGEKVPVWVANFVLADYGSGAVMAVPAHDERDYEFASKFGLPIKQVIKPAQGEFEDAKAFTEYGISINSPLINGLGSEEAKLKIIEKFEADKIGKRVVNFKIRDWGISRQRYWGAPIPIVHCKCCGVVPEKIENLPVTLPDDVQITGEGNPLDKHESWKHVKCPKCGGEAIRETDTMDTFFESSWYFARYASDEKTWQERAFDAKSVNYWMNVDQYIGGIEHAILHLLYARFFQKALRDLSYLRDDEPFERLLTQGMVLKDGKKMSKSKGNVVDPDDIINKYGADTARLFILFAAPPQKELEWNDSAVEGAFRFINRLYERSAGIKKCTQIPQIAHANLSKEEKYARMKVYEALKKSSDVYEENFTFNTLIAACMEALNAVNAQDNQDVTTEAFFIILNLLEPIVPHVANELSEQLFGRANFTKIEILDEVFEKDSLNLAITVNGKRRGEFEVPSSASEDEVLALAGQCAAKWLEGKEIIKQIYVSGKLVNFVIKG is encoded by the coding sequence ATGAGTGAAATTTTAAAATACGAGCCCTCGAAAATAGAGAAAAAATGGCAGGAAATTTGGAATAAAAGCGGCGAATTCGAACCGAAAGACGACTATAGCCTACCTAAAAAATATATCCTAAGTATGTTTCCATATCCTAGCGGACGCATCCATATGGGGCACGTTCGAAACTACACCATCGGCGACGCGCTGGCTCGCTACTACCGCAAGCGCGGCTACAACGTCCTTCATCCGATCGGCTTTGATAGCTTCGGTATGCCGGCCGAAAACGCTGCGATAAAGCACAAAATACATCCTAAAATTTGGACCTACGAAAATATCGATTATATGCGCGGCGAGCTTGAGGCGCTGGGGCTTAGCTTTTCTAAAAAGCGCGAATTTGCGACTTCCGATCCGCTTTATACCAAATTTGAGCAAGAATTTTTCATCAAAATGTATGAAAAAGGACTGGTTTACCGTAAAAGCGCGGTCGTAAATTGGTGCGAATTCGACCAAACCGTGCTTGCTAACGAGCAGGTCGAGGACGGATGCTGCTGGAGATGCGGTAACGCCGTCATACAGCGCGAGCTACCGGGCTACTATCTAAAGATCACCGACTACGCGCAAGAGCTGCTGGACGACCTAAAGCGCCTTGAGGGCAAATGGCCGTCTCAAGTGCTCACGATGCAGGAAAACTGGATCGGCAAGAGCTTTGGGCTTGAGTTTAAATTTGAGCTTGACGAGGAGTCGAAAGGGATTTTAGAGGGCGGCGAGCAGATAGACGGCTTTGAGGTATTTACGACGCGCCCGGACACGATTTACGGCGTTAGCTATACGGCGTTAGCTCCTGAGCACAAGATCGTAAAAAGGATACTTGATAGCGGAAAGCTTGAGGCGGCCAAAGCCGAGAGAATCAGGAAAATTTTAAACCAAAGCCCGCGTGAACGCCAAGCTAGCGAAAAAGACGGACTGTATTTGGGTATAAACGTCTTGCATCCGCTAACCGGAGAAAAAGTGCCCGTCTGGGTGGCGAATTTCGTCCTGGCGGACTACGGTAGCGGCGCGGTTATGGCGGTGCCTGCTCACGATGAGCGCGACTATGAGTTTGCTAGCAAATTTGGCCTACCGATAAAGCAAGTGATTAAACCTGCGCAGGGTGAATTTGAGGACGCTAAAGCATTTACCGAGTATGGAATTTCCATAAATTCGCCGCTCATAAACGGTCTTGGCAGCGAAGAGGCCAAACTAAAAATCATAGAAAAATTTGAAGCGGATAAGATCGGCAAACGCGTCGTAAATTTTAAAATCCGCGATTGGGGTATCTCTAGGCAGCGCTACTGGGGCGCGCCGATACCTATAGTGCACTGTAAGTGCTGCGGCGTCGTGCCTGAAAAGATCGAAAATTTACCGGTTACTTTGCCCGACGACGTGCAGATAACCGGCGAAGGAAATCCGCTCGATAAACACGAGAGCTGGAAGCACGTAAAGTGCCCGAAATGCGGCGGCGAAGCTATCCGCGAAACCGATACGATGGATACGTTTTTTGAGAGTAGTTGGTATTTCGCCAGATACGCGAGCGACGAAAAAACGTGGCAGGAGCGCGCATTTGACGCTAAAAGCGTGAATTATTGGATGAACGTGGATCAGTATATCGGCGGCATCGAGCATGCGATCTTGCACCTGCTTTACGCGAGGTTTTTCCAAAAGGCCTTGCGAGATCTGAGTTACCTCAGAGACGACGAGCCGTTTGAGCGGCTGCTAACCCAAGGTATGGTGCTAAAAGACGGCAAAAAAATGAGCAAAAGCAAGGGCAACGTGGTCGATCCCGATGACATTATCAACAAATACGGCGCCGATACGGCGAGGCTTTTTATCCTTTTTGCCGCGCCTCCGCAAAAAGAGCTTGAGTGGAACGACAGCGCGGTCGAGGGTGCGTTTAGATTTATAAACCGCTTGTACGAACGAAGCGCGGGCATAAAAAAATGCACGCAAATCCCGCAGATAGCGCACGCAAATTTGAGCAAAGAAGAAAAATACGCACGTATGAAAGTTTATGAGGCGCTTAAAAAATCAAGCGACGTTTATGAGGAAAATTTTACCTTTAATACCTTAATCGCCGCCTGCATGGAGGCTCTAAACGCCGTAAATGCGCAGGATAATCAGGATGTAACGACGGAAGCCTTTTTTATCATCTTAAATTTGCTCGAGCCTATCGTGCCGCATGTCGCAAACGAGCTTAGCGAGCAGCTATTCGGTAGGGCGAATTTTACGAAAATAGAAATTTTAGACGAGGTTTTTGAAAAAGATAGCTTAAATTTAGCTATCACCGTTAATGGCAAAAGACGCGGCGAATTTGAAGTCCCGAGCAGCGCAAGCGAGGACGAGGTTTTGGCCCTAGCCGGGCAATGTGCGGCTAAATGGCTGGAAGGAAAAGAGATAATCAAACAAATTTACGTGAGCGGCAAGCTCGTAAATTTCGTAATAAAAGGCTAA
- a CDS encoding putative periplasmic lipoprotein has product MKIKILLFLAAFILAGCGYKPVSKITNDIMGERVYVNVLISKEEPKNSVWIKDSVFEGIVTRLGKRISYDKNEPTRIIVSIKSVSYQPLLYDEHGYVTSYKALLTLNFDTGLKDGKTLSVTTSGEHDFTVSQKVRNTRYADGVISESDKYNAIKVASQEAFDEYIAVLAVRGLKNGN; this is encoded by the coding sequence TTGAAAATAAAAATTTTACTGTTTTTGGCGGCTTTTATCTTGGCCGGATGCGGCTATAAGCCCGTCTCAAAGATCACGAACGACATAATGGGCGAGCGCGTCTACGTAAATGTGCTGATAAGCAAAGAAGAGCCTAAAAACAGCGTCTGGATCAAAGATAGCGTGTTTGAGGGTATCGTGACAAGGCTGGGCAAACGCATAAGCTACGATAAAAACGAGCCTACGAGGATAATCGTCTCGATAAAATCGGTCAGCTATCAGCCGCTACTTTACGACGAGCACGGCTATGTGACTTCATATAAAGCGCTTTTGACGTTAAATTTCGATACCGGGCTAAAAGACGGCAAGACGCTATCCGTGACGACTTCGGGCGAGCATGATTTTACAGTCTCACAAAAGGTAAGAAACACCAGATACGCAGACGGCGTTATTAGCGAAAGCGATAAATATAACGCCATAAAAGTGGCTTCGCAAGAGGCTTTTGACGAATATATCGCAGTGCTTGCGGTAAGGGGGCTAAAAAATGGCAATTAG
- a CDS encoding GGDEF domain-containing protein, translated as MAISVNQIIREAIQTIKERGLILTPDNYAEVFCDIAKRNGVTLQDCQKLEKYIARLSDDFQDQLKQKNVRTVDELFAFMASRLNSPAMVDHSKLVGALATMSKRILQSISVLHDKNAKELSESSMDALNRRLDVATVEKIKDKWFDFLTDYDDGFLKRLSRYGVKNFDDLQTIVDELDSWVPKESDSEQVYEKIAPLIATMLEPSITDQIGNEVRKITKILKSDPTLLAGSQTREDIQNLTKKRIELDKAEILNKVGALDKVLDGINNQVVSLISSSSKSSSEMQFIKNDLSSINLNEDSFEGIRSKMLNIADTLDGEVKQLGDQMVGDQETIKELQEKISKLEVELESAKSQSKEDFLTKTGTKKALIEELEQMEQKYNRYDSDYGVCFFDIDHFKLINDTYGHEAGDVVLAAIGKMLRKYSRQVDFVGRYGGEEFVILLPETTLADAIKFADKMREIVQNSKFMYKGERIDVTASCGVAIRSENTGSSVTIEEADKMLYQAKQGGRNKVMPELYNEC; from the coding sequence ATGGCAATTAGCGTAAATCAGATCATCAGAGAGGCTATTCAGACGATAAAAGAGCGCGGGCTCATACTTACGCCGGATAACTATGCGGAAGTTTTTTGCGATATAGCCAAAAGAAACGGCGTTACTCTACAGGACTGCCAAAAGCTTGAAAAATATATTGCGAGGCTAAGCGATGATTTTCAAGATCAGCTAAAACAAAAAAACGTAAGGACCGTGGACGAGCTTTTTGCATTTATGGCTTCTAGGCTAAATTCGCCCGCTATGGTCGATCACTCAAAGCTCGTAGGCGCGCTCGCGACGATGAGTAAAAGAATCCTGCAAAGCATATCGGTTTTGCACGATAAAAATGCCAAAGAGCTCTCGGAAAGTAGTATGGATGCTCTAAATAGGCGGCTTGACGTAGCTACCGTAGAAAAGATAAAAGATAAGTGGTTTGACTTTTTAACCGATTACGACGATGGATTTTTAAAACGCCTTAGCCGCTATGGGGTTAAAAATTTCGATGATTTGCAAACTATCGTCGACGAGCTTGATAGCTGGGTGCCAAAAGAATCGGATAGCGAGCAAGTGTATGAAAAAATAGCCCCGCTCATAGCTACGATGTTAGAACCGTCGATCACCGATCAAATCGGTAACGAGGTTAGAAAAATAACTAAAATTTTAAAAAGCGACCCGACGCTGCTTGCTGGTAGTCAAACCAGAGAAGATATACAAAATTTGACCAAAAAGCGAATCGAGCTTGATAAGGCTGAAATTTTAAATAAAGTAGGAGCGCTCGACAAGGTTCTAGACGGCATAAATAACCAAGTCGTAAGCCTAATCAGCAGCTCGTCTAAGAGCTCAAGCGAAATGCAGTTTATCAAAAATGACCTCAGCTCGATAAATTTGAACGAGGATAGCTTTGAGGGTATCAGAAGCAAAATGCTAAACATCGCCGATACGCTTGACGGCGAGGTCAAGCAGCTGGGCGATCAGATGGTAGGCGATCAAGAGACGATAAAAGAGCTGCAAGAAAAAATAAGCAAGCTGGAAGTGGAGCTTGAAAGCGCAAAATCTCAGAGCAAAGAGGACTTTTTAACAAAAACCGGAACCAAAAAAGCGCTCATTGAAGAGCTTGAGCAGATGGAACAAAAGTATAACAGATACGACAGCGATTACGGCGTTTGCTTTTTTGATATAGACCACTTTAAGCTCATTAACGACACCTACGGACACGAGGCGGGCGACGTCGTCTTGGCCGCCATAGGAAAGATGCTTAGAAAATACTCGCGCCAAGTGGATTTCGTCGGTAGATACGGCGGCGAAGAATTTGTTATTTTATTGCCGGAAACGACCTTGGCGGATGCGATAAAATTTGCGGACAAAATGCGGGAAATCGTGCAAAATTCTAAATTTATGTATAAAGGCGAACGCATAGACGTGACGGCAAGCTGCGGCGTAGCCATCAGAAGTGAAAATACGGGCTCGTCGGTTACGATCGAAGAAGCCGACAAGATGCTCTATCAGGCAAAGCAAGGCGGCAGAAACAAGGTTATGCCGGAACTTTATAATGAATGTTAG
- a CDS encoding folylpolyglutamate synthase/dihydrofolate synthase family protein, which produces MLDNFLKNKPLFYKEINRARMPNAFKFVQGAFKIPKIIHVVGTNGKGSTGRFLAQMLARDHSVGHYTSPHIFEFRERFWINGAVASADALETAHERLIKILPPEVARSLSYFEYATLLCAVLFEGCDFFVCEAGVGGEFDATNVFSKRLSLFTPIGFDHTALLGDTLERIATTKFNAMADVALMNDDMSELCAGIARRIAAKKGATLKFASQNLTNDDKNEIKIYAEEFGLPEFLRSNLTLSSSAFKELGFSLNLANLGALSLGGRCEKIAPNVTIDVGHNEMAAQALVKRFAGKKLNLIFNAFADKDIKAVLMAIKPIVKKTYIIEYETPGRELATAQVKEALRQLNMEFEGFADVCADEEYLAFGSFYLVEAFLKRYRGAK; this is translated from the coding sequence ATGTTAGATAATTTTTTAAAAAATAAGCCGCTTTTTTATAAGGAGATCAACCGCGCGCGTATGCCAAACGCCTTTAAATTCGTGCAAGGCGCGTTTAAAATCCCAAAAATCATCCACGTCGTCGGCACAAACGGCAAGGGCAGCACGGGGCGATTTTTGGCGCAAATGCTCGCTCGCGACCATAGCGTCGGACACTATACGAGCCCGCATATTTTCGAGTTTCGCGAGAGATTTTGGATAAACGGCGCCGTAGCTAGCGCAGATGCGCTCGAGACGGCTCACGAGAGGCTGATTAAAATTTTACCTCCCGAGGTCGCGCGCTCGCTTTCGTATTTCGAGTATGCGACGCTGCTTTGCGCTGTGCTTTTTGAAGGGTGCGACTTTTTCGTCTGCGAGGCGGGCGTGGGCGGCGAATTCGACGCTACGAACGTATTTAGTAAGCGTCTTAGCCTCTTTACTCCTATCGGTTTTGACCACACGGCGTTGCTTGGCGACACGCTAGAGCGGATCGCGACGACTAAATTTAACGCGATGGCGGACGTTGCCTTGATGAACGACGATATGAGTGAGCTTTGCGCCGGTATTGCGCGAAGAATCGCTGCTAAAAAAGGCGCAACGCTCAAATTTGCTTCCCAAAATTTGACCAACGATGATAAAAATGAGATTAAAATTTATGCGGAAGAATTCGGCTTGCCAGAGTTTTTGCGTTCAAATTTAACCCTTAGCTCTTCGGCGTTTAAGGAGCTCGGGTTTAGTTTAAATTTAGCAAATTTAGGCGCGCTAAGTCTTGGCGGACGCTGTGAAAAGATCGCGCCAAACGTTACTATCGACGTCGGACACAACGAGATGGCGGCGCAGGCTCTCGTGAAAAGATTTGCGGGCAAAAAGCTAAATTTGATCTTTAACGCCTTTGCCGACAAGGATATAAAAGCCGTCCTGATGGCGATCAAGCCGATCGTTAAAAAAACTTACATCATCGAGTACGAGACGCCGGGCCGCGAGCTTGCGACGGCGCAGGTAAAAGAGGCTTTGCGCCAGCTTAATATGGAGTTTGAGGGCTTTGCGGACGTGTGCGCGGACGAGGAGTATCTGGCGTTCGGGTCGTTTTACCTCGTGGAAGCCTTCTTGAAAAGGTACCGCGGTGCAAAGTGA